In the Topomyia yanbarensis strain Yona2022 chromosome 3, ASM3024719v1, whole genome shotgun sequence genome, one interval contains:
- the LOC131688658 gene encoding uncharacterized protein LOC131688658 isoform X3, which produces MVPSVGRSPSLWFLIGFLLCLPWMMLPVCGVTIFPSDSLTILQGAGFLAYLIPSQVGDPIKWSHCSVTVVGNTYSLDTEQVHVVAGVTKVQRFSADVCGIRVENVQKAVEHEWILSAMDTNSKNIEQKLMLSVNVPKQIGTLNVTISDTTSWYTLQCPQDSSIRYCRILDQAGNIYNGCSRSFDVIWESARFRCRILYWGSMDEIETIINVSVEKSKRDVTMSLVEDDSRIILTCQYKSRVSPCRAVSVDSRRQMMLLDGHLADRYSAYDTQVSSGVCSLEIRKPLHPEDYGVWRIFLELSTTYSGCVFNIGKQLNKISEKSLDVEADAQLIEIFADLNKSFMTELNCDVPYPLDYCYLSGPQGGNYEPYGFDNLKTLGMCQFKVENITTGKWACGMNDLSGGLDRMSYFDVRVYNQPGKAITPLITGSTGDEGKKLLCRTILNMPIEICRFVSPTGDVHGLSENIVPGDASRFRYYGEGLRAGECGLEIIELEREDFGRWMCSIRVQNKDYAIYMDVVEEGEL; this is translated from the exons ATGGTGCCAAGCGTGGGCAGATCACCGTCGTTATGGTTTCTAATTGGTTTCCTATTATGTCTGCCGTGGATGATGCTGCCGGTTTGCGGCGTCACGATTTTTCCTTCCGACAGTCTCACGATCCTGCAAGGGGCGGGATTTTTAGCCTACCTAATACCAAGCCAGGTTGGTGATCCGATCAAGTGGTCCCATTGTTCGGTAACGGTTGTCGGGAATACCTATAGCTTGGACACTGAGCAGGTACACGTGGTCGCTGGAGTGACCAAGGTGCAACGATtcagtgcggacgtttgtggtATTCGGGTTGAAAATGTGCAGAAAGCTGTTGAACACGAGTGGATACTGTCAGCCATGGACACCAACTCGAAAAATATCGAACAGAAGCTGATGCTATCAGTCAACG TCCCTAAACAGATTGGTACATTGAACGTCACTATCAGCGACACGACAAGCTGGTATACTCTTCAGTGCCCGCAGGACAGCTCAATCCGATACTGTCGCATTTTGGATCAGGCCGGCAATATCTACAACGGGTGCTCGAGATCGTTCGATGTAATCTGGGAATCGGCCCGGTTTCGATGCCGCATTCTTTATTGGGGTTCTATGGATGAAATCGAAACTATAATTAATGTGAGCGTCGAGA AAAGTAAGCGCGATGTAACGATGTCGCTGGTGGAGGATGATTCACGAATAATTCTTACTTGCCAGTACAAAAGCAGAGTGAGTCCGTGTCGAGCGGTCTCGGTTGATAGCAGACGCCAGATGATGCTGCTGGATGGGCATCTGGCCGATCGTTACTCAGCATATGATACGCA GGTATCATCGGGAGTGTGTAGTCTTGAAATTCGTAAACCTCTACACCCAGAAGACTATGGAGTGTGGCGCATATTTCTCGAACTTTCTACCACCTACAGCGGATGTGTGTTCAATATTGGCAAACAATTGAACAAAATCTCGGAAAAATCACTGGATGTCGAAGCAGACGCCCAACTGATTGAAATATTCGCGGATTTGAACAAATCTTTCATGACTGAACTAAACTGCGATGTACCGTATCCTCTCGATTACTGCTATTTATCGGGACCACAGGGCGGAAATTACGAACCGTATGGTTTCGATAATCTCAAAACACTGGGAATGTGCCAGTTCAAGGTTGAGAATATTACTACGGGCAAGTGGGCCTGTGGGATGAACGATCTGAGTGGAGGATTGGATCGAATGAGCTACTTTGATGTAAGGGTGTATAATCAACCTGGCAAGGCGATCACCCCACTCATTACGGGCAGCACCGGGGACGAAGGTAAAAAGCTACTTTGCAGAACCATCCTTAATATGCCGATCGAAATCTGTCGCTTCGTTAGTCCCACGGGGGATGTTCACGGTTTGTCGGAAAATATTGTACCCGGTGATGCATCCAGGTTTCGGTATTATGGTGAAGGACTGCGAGCTGGCGAATGTGGACTGGAAATCATCGAATTGGAACGGGAAGACTTTGGCCGGTGGATGTGTTCTATCAGGGTTCAAAATAAAGATTATGCGATCTACATGGATGTGGTTGAAGAAGGTGAG TTATAA
- the LOC131688658 gene encoding uncharacterized protein LOC131688658 isoform X2, with the protein MVPSVGRSPSLWFLIGFLLCLPWMMLPVCGVTIFPSDSLTILQGAGFLAYLIPSQVGDPIKWSHCSVTVVGNTYSLDTEQVHVVAGVTKVQRFSADVCGIRVENVQKAVEHEWILSAMDTNSKNIEQKLMLSVNVPKQIGTLNVTISDTTSWYTLQCPQDSSIRYCRILDQAGNIYNGCSRSFDVIWESARFRCRILYWGSMDEIETIINVSVEKSKRDVTMSLVEDDSRIILTCQYKSRVSPCRAVSVDSRRQMMLLDGHLADRYSAYDTQVSSGVCSLEIRKPLHPEDYGVWRIFLELSTTYSGCVFNIGKQLNKISEKSLDVEADAQLIEIFADLNKSFMTELNCDVPYPLDYCYLSGPQGGNYEPYGFDNLKTLGMCQFKVENITTGKWACGMNDLSGGLDRMSYFDVRVYNQPGKAITPLITGSTGDEGKKLLCRTILNMPIEICRFVSPTGDVHGLSENIVPGDASRFRYYGEGLRAGECGLEIIELEREDFGRWMCSIRVQNKDYAIYMDVVEEGEDASILQIY; encoded by the exons ATGGTGCCAAGCGTGGGCAGATCACCGTCGTTATGGTTTCTAATTGGTTTCCTATTATGTCTGCCGTGGATGATGCTGCCGGTTTGCGGCGTCACGATTTTTCCTTCCGACAGTCTCACGATCCTGCAAGGGGCGGGATTTTTAGCCTACCTAATACCAAGCCAGGTTGGTGATCCGATCAAGTGGTCCCATTGTTCGGTAACGGTTGTCGGGAATACCTATAGCTTGGACACTGAGCAGGTACACGTGGTCGCTGGAGTGACCAAGGTGCAACGATtcagtgcggacgtttgtggtATTCGGGTTGAAAATGTGCAGAAAGCTGTTGAACACGAGTGGATACTGTCAGCCATGGACACCAACTCGAAAAATATCGAACAGAAGCTGATGCTATCAGTCAACG TCCCTAAACAGATTGGTACATTGAACGTCACTATCAGCGACACGACAAGCTGGTATACTCTTCAGTGCCCGCAGGACAGCTCAATCCGATACTGTCGCATTTTGGATCAGGCCGGCAATATCTACAACGGGTGCTCGAGATCGTTCGATGTAATCTGGGAATCGGCCCGGTTTCGATGCCGCATTCTTTATTGGGGTTCTATGGATGAAATCGAAACTATAATTAATGTGAGCGTCGAGA AAAGTAAGCGCGATGTAACGATGTCGCTGGTGGAGGATGATTCACGAATAATTCTTACTTGCCAGTACAAAAGCAGAGTGAGTCCGTGTCGAGCGGTCTCGGTTGATAGCAGACGCCAGATGATGCTGCTGGATGGGCATCTGGCCGATCGTTACTCAGCATATGATACGCA GGTATCATCGGGAGTGTGTAGTCTTGAAATTCGTAAACCTCTACACCCAGAAGACTATGGAGTGTGGCGCATATTTCTCGAACTTTCTACCACCTACAGCGGATGTGTGTTCAATATTGGCAAACAATTGAACAAAATCTCGGAAAAATCACTGGATGTCGAAGCAGACGCCCAACTGATTGAAATATTCGCGGATTTGAACAAATCTTTCATGACTGAACTAAACTGCGATGTACCGTATCCTCTCGATTACTGCTATTTATCGGGACCACAGGGCGGAAATTACGAACCGTATGGTTTCGATAATCTCAAAACACTGGGAATGTGCCAGTTCAAGGTTGAGAATATTACTACGGGCAAGTGGGCCTGTGGGATGAACGATCTGAGTGGAGGATTGGATCGAATGAGCTACTTTGATGTAAGGGTGTATAATCAACCTGGCAAGGCGATCACCCCACTCATTACGGGCAGCACCGGGGACGAAGGTAAAAAGCTACTTTGCAGAACCATCCTTAATATGCCGATCGAAATCTGTCGCTTCGTTAGTCCCACGGGGGATGTTCACGGTTTGTCGGAAAATATTGTACCCGGTGATGCATCCAGGTTTCGGTATTATGGTGAAGGACTGCGAGCTGGCGAATGTGGACTGGAAATCATCGAATTGGAACGGGAAGACTTTGGCCGGTGGATGTGTTCTATCAGGGTTCAAAATAAAGATTATGCGATCTACATGGATGTGGTTGAAGAAGGTGAG
- the LOC131688658 gene encoding uncharacterized protein LOC131688658 isoform X1 encodes MVPSVGRSPSLWFLIGFLLCLPWMMLPVCGVTIFPSDSLTILQGAGFLAYLIPSQVGDPIKWSHCSVTVVGNTYSLDTEQVHVVAGVTKVQRFSADVCGIRVENVQKAVEHEWILSAMDTNSKNIEQKLMLSVNVPKQIGTLNVTISDTTSWYTLQCPQDSSIRYCRILDQAGNIYNGCSRSFDVIWESARFRCRILYWGSMDEIETIINVSVEKSKRDVTMSLVEDDSRIILTCQYKSRVSPCRAVSVDSRRQMMLLDGHLADRYSAYDTQVSSGVCSLEIRKPLHPEDYGVWRIFLELSTTYSGCVFNIGKQLNKISEKSLDVEADAQLIEIFADLNKSFMTELNCDVPYPLDYCYLSGPQGGNYEPYGFDNLKTLGMCQFKVENITTGKWACGMNDLSGGLDRMSYFDVRVYNQPGKAITPLITGSTGDEGKKLLCRTILNMPIEICRFVSPTGDVHGLSENIVPGDASRFRYYGEGLRAGECGLEIIELEREDFGRWMCSIRVQNKDYAIYMDVVEEVISKTAIVAISVSVAIVASLVGGFFAYKKFYRRRIPYRVGMGSAVSGL; translated from the exons ATGGTGCCAAGCGTGGGCAGATCACCGTCGTTATGGTTTCTAATTGGTTTCCTATTATGTCTGCCGTGGATGATGCTGCCGGTTTGCGGCGTCACGATTTTTCCTTCCGACAGTCTCACGATCCTGCAAGGGGCGGGATTTTTAGCCTACCTAATACCAAGCCAGGTTGGTGATCCGATCAAGTGGTCCCATTGTTCGGTAACGGTTGTCGGGAATACCTATAGCTTGGACACTGAGCAGGTACACGTGGTCGCTGGAGTGACCAAGGTGCAACGATtcagtgcggacgtttgtggtATTCGGGTTGAAAATGTGCAGAAAGCTGTTGAACACGAGTGGATACTGTCAGCCATGGACACCAACTCGAAAAATATCGAACAGAAGCTGATGCTATCAGTCAACG TCCCTAAACAGATTGGTACATTGAACGTCACTATCAGCGACACGACAAGCTGGTATACTCTTCAGTGCCCGCAGGACAGCTCAATCCGATACTGTCGCATTTTGGATCAGGCCGGCAATATCTACAACGGGTGCTCGAGATCGTTCGATGTAATCTGGGAATCGGCCCGGTTTCGATGCCGCATTCTTTATTGGGGTTCTATGGATGAAATCGAAACTATAATTAATGTGAGCGTCGAGA AAAGTAAGCGCGATGTAACGATGTCGCTGGTGGAGGATGATTCACGAATAATTCTTACTTGCCAGTACAAAAGCAGAGTGAGTCCGTGTCGAGCGGTCTCGGTTGATAGCAGACGCCAGATGATGCTGCTGGATGGGCATCTGGCCGATCGTTACTCAGCATATGATACGCA GGTATCATCGGGAGTGTGTAGTCTTGAAATTCGTAAACCTCTACACCCAGAAGACTATGGAGTGTGGCGCATATTTCTCGAACTTTCTACCACCTACAGCGGATGTGTGTTCAATATTGGCAAACAATTGAACAAAATCTCGGAAAAATCACTGGATGTCGAAGCAGACGCCCAACTGATTGAAATATTCGCGGATTTGAACAAATCTTTCATGACTGAACTAAACTGCGATGTACCGTATCCTCTCGATTACTGCTATTTATCGGGACCACAGGGCGGAAATTACGAACCGTATGGTTTCGATAATCTCAAAACACTGGGAATGTGCCAGTTCAAGGTTGAGAATATTACTACGGGCAAGTGGGCCTGTGGGATGAACGATCTGAGTGGAGGATTGGATCGAATGAGCTACTTTGATGTAAGGGTGTATAATCAACCTGGCAAGGCGATCACCCCACTCATTACGGGCAGCACCGGGGACGAAGGTAAAAAGCTACTTTGCAGAACCATCCTTAATATGCCGATCGAAATCTGTCGCTTCGTTAGTCCCACGGGGGATGTTCACGGTTTGTCGGAAAATATTGTACCCGGTGATGCATCCAGGTTTCGGTATTATGGTGAAGGACTGCGAGCTGGCGAATGTGGACTGGAAATCATCGAATTGGAACGGGAAGACTTTGGCCGGTGGATGTGTTCTATCAGGGTTCAAAATAAAGATTATGCGATCTACATGGATGTGGTTGAAGAAG TTATAAGCAAGACTGCGATCGTGGCCATTTCAGTCAGTGTGGCAATTGTTGCTAGCCTCGTCGGTGGGTTTTTCGCCTACAAGAAGTTTTACAGACGTCGGATTCCGTATCGCGTCGGTATGGGGTCGGCTGTAAGTGGGTTATAA